CTTACTTACATTATCCGGCCAGCAGTTCTACGGGCCAAAAGGCGCTGCTGCGCTTTATATCAAAAAAGGTACAAAGGTAGTTCCTCAGATAGACGGCGGTGTCCAGGAAGGCGGGAGAAGGGCAGGCACGGAAAACGTCCCGGCAATAGTAGGTTTCGGGAAAGCCTGTGAACTGGCAAAGGCCGAGATGCAGGATAATTATGGCAAGATCATAAAATTGCGCGATAAGCTGATAGATGAACTGCCGAAGAAAATAGAACATATATACCTGAACGGGCACCGGACGAATAGGCTTCCAGGTAATGTCAATTTTTCGGTCGAGTTCATAGAAGGAGAGGGGATGTTCCTGTTGTTAGACCAGAAAGGCATCTATGTCTCGAGCGGTTCTGCCTGCGCTTCAAAAGCGCTTAAGATGTCGCATGTCCTGACCGCGATAGGCTGCGATGCGGCTGTGGGGCAGGGCTCTATTTTAATGTCTTTATCAAAATATAACGGAGACGAGGATGTAGAATTTGTTTTAAAGGAATTTCCTCCGATAGTCCAAAAATTAAGGGAGATGTCGCCTCTTTACAGTTATTTCAAGAAAACCGGCAAACGGCAGGAGGCCGGGCCTGGTACGGATTACGAGCACGCACACGAACACGGAAACGAGGAAAACTAAATATAGCGT
This Candidatus Liberimonas magnetica DNA region includes the following protein-coding sequences:
- a CDS encoding cysteine desulfurase — its product is MRQVYLDNQSNTPVDERVYNEMLPFLRENYGNAQSMHSFGFVSKDALEKARLQVSGLIGSKPEEIYFTSCASEANNLAVKGAAEALKNKGKHIIVSSIEHFSVLNCAKRLSQNGFEVTYIPADRYGIISAEDVEKAIRQDTILVSIQHANTEIGTVQQIEEISKAAKKKGILFHTDAVSTAGIIPVDVNKLGADLLTLSGQQFYGPKGAAALYIKKGTKVVPQIDGGVQEGGRRAGTENVPAIVGFGKACELAKAEMQDNYGKIIKLRDKLIDELPKKIEHIYLNGHRTNRLPGNVNFSVEFIEGEGMFLLLDQKGIYVSSGSACASKALKMSHVLTAIGCDAAVGQGSILMSLSKYNGDEDVEFVLKEFPPIVQKLREMSPLYSYFKKTGKRQEAGPGTDYEHAHEHGNEEN